A single Microtus ochrogaster isolate Prairie Vole_2 unplaced genomic scaffold, MicOch1.0 UNK6, whole genome shotgun sequence DNA region contains:
- the Tbrg4 gene encoding FAST kinase domain-containing protein 4: MAVRLMKQCACLLREATRLVPAIAPVGQLRLAGVACKHLTSSVSSPSSGSLTELLGKEQVFTPYPENQEVDSLIEKATRPEELLQLLGGGHRLHHNHAALILIRLSYLLSEKPKEKALLLEDARFQQLVSQVNSQIASIWHGTLVKLLRSLYMLMLPQTSKELQSVEQEVRWRLRRLKYKHLVYLAESCASFMQQQHSQELLAELLIHLERRWTEINDSRTVVTMMMKAGHLSESLTNRLEDKCLELVEQFGPDELRKVLVTLAAQSRRSVPLLRAISYHLVQKPFPLTKGMLLDLAYAYGKLNFHQTQVSQRLAADLLPFIPSMTFSEVARCAKSFAFLKWLNLPLFEAFTQHLLSRAQDVSLSHLSSILLAFARLNFHPEQEDQFFTLVHEKLGSMLGSLEPALQVDLVWALCVLQQVRESELQTVLNPGLHKQFLESKSPKEQSTFQKLVHINTTALLEHPEYKGPFLPASAVALGPSSSTKKMTPLQKELQETLKALLGGTDQGSLDVITQYGWVLDAEVLLDADGHFLPLRDFVAPHLAQPVGNRPLPPGAKRIAFLRWEFPNFNSRSKDLLGRFVLARRHILAAGFLVVDVPYYEWLDLKSEWQKGAYLKDKIRKAVAEELAK, translated from the exons atgGCGGTCCGCCTGATGAAGCAGTGTGCATGCCTGTTGAGAGAAGCTACCCGTCTTGTCCCCGCCATTGCTCCAGTTGGCCAACTGAGACTTGCCGGGGTAGCCTGTAAGCATTTGACCTCCTCAGTCAGTTCCCCCTCCTCGGGTTCCTTGACGGAGCTGCTGGGAAAAGAGCAAGTGTTTACACCCTACCCAGAAAACCAAGAGGTGGACAGCCTCATTGAGAAAGCCACCAGGCCAGAGGAACTGCTACAGCTGCTAGGTGGGGGTCATCGCCTGCACCACAACCACGCGGCCCTCATACTCATCCGGCTCTCTTACCTGCTGTCCGAGAAGCCGAAGGAGAAGGCTTTGCTTTTAGAGGATGCTCGTTTTCAGCAGCTTGTCAGTCAGGTCAACAGTCAG ATAGCTTCGATCTGGCATGGGACCCTTGTGAAGCTGCTGCGGAGCCTGTACATGCTCATGCTTCCTCAGACCTCCAAGGAGCTACAGTCGGTGGAACAGGAAGTACGCTGGCGTCTGCGGAGGCTCAAGTACAAGCACTTGGTCTACCTGGCTGAGTCCTGTGCCTCCTTCATGCAACAGCAGCACTCGCAGGAGCTGCTGGCTGAGCTGCTGATACACCTGGAGAGGCGCTGGACAGAGATCAATGACAGCCGCACGGTAGTGACCATGATGATGAAGGCAGGACACCTTTCAGAGTCACTAACGAACCGCCTGGAAGACAAG TGCCTGGAGCTGGTGGAGCAGTTCGGCCCTGATGAGCTACGAAAGGTGCTGGTGACGCTGGCAGCACAGAGCCGGCGGTCGGTGCCCCTGCTGCGGGCCATCTCCTACCACCTGGTACAGAAGCCCTTCCCGCTGACGAAAGGCATGCTCCTGGACCTGGCCTATGCCTACG GTAAACTCAATTTCCACCAAACCCAAGTGTCCCAGCGCCTAGCTGCTGATCTCCTGCCCTTCATTCCCAGCATGACATTTAGCGAGGTGGCCCGTTGTGCCAAGTCCTTTGCCTTCCTCAAGTGGCTCAACCTGCCCTTGTTTGAAGCCTTTACTCAG CACCTGCTGAGCAGAGCCCAGGATGTCTCCCTGTCCCACCTGTCCAGCATTCTTCTCGCTTTTGCCCGTCTGAACTTCCATCCTGAGCAGGAGGATCAGTTCTTCACCTTG GTGCATGAGAAGCTGGGCTCCATGCTGGGGAGCCTGGAGCCAGCCCTCCAGGTGGACCTGGTGTGGGCACTGTGTGTGCTGCAGCAGGTTCGAGAATCAGAGCTGCAAACAGTTCTCAATCCTGGACTTCACAAACAATTTCTAG AGAGCAAGTCTCCAAAGGAGCAGAGCACCTTCCAGAAGTTGGTCCACATCAACACCACCGCCCTGCTGGAGCACCCTGAATATAAAGGCCCTTTCCTGCCAGCCTCAGCTGTAGCCCTCGGTCCCTCGTCCTCTACCAAGAAGATGACACCGCTACAGAAAGAGTTGCAGGAGACACTGAAGGCGCTGCTGGGGGGCACTGACCAGGGCAGCCTGGACGTGATCACCCAGTATGGCTGGGTACTGG atGCAGAGGTGCTCCTGGATGCCGATGGCCACTTTCTGCCCCTAAGAGATTTTGTTGCTCCTCACCTTGCCCAGCCAGTAGGAAACCGACCACTGCCCCCAGGAGCTAAAAG GATCGCTTTCCTGCGCTGGGAGTTCCCTAACTTCAACAGCCGAAGCAAGGATTTGTTGGGCCGTTTTGTCCTAGCTCGTCGACATATACTGGCTGCAGGCTTCCTAGTAGTAGAT GTACCATATTATGAATGGCTGGATCTCAAGTCTGAATGGCAGAAAGGCGCCTACCTCAAGGACAAGATACGAAAAGCAGTGGCTGAGGAGTTAGCCAAATGA